A DNA window from Gasterosteus aculeatus chromosome 16, fGasAcu3.hap1.1, whole genome shotgun sequence contains the following coding sequences:
- the LOC120834510 gene encoding uncharacterized protein LOC120834510 isoform X2 codes for MNIFIIFTIPLSCLLHRSHSFEVIQPQNRTVNPDGSVSISCEHTAKVSSVEDVRLNAISETDRPKLLCQKRRKDCKNITMLKVNPQKWLFIMLNIGPEAMTMKYECEFTVNEDDIHKTRKGTPSELLPSQKEVACLASSRPRSPSLEIFWIAIGLLALMFLYSCVITSFYIRLRVTMSLFVFLSLKRQKETTKTLKENLMNYCLQLGKHLDSNLNRITGYNECSRIV; via the exons ATgaacatcttcatcatcttcactaTTCCTCTCAGCTGCCTCCTCCACCGGAGCCACA GTTTCGAGGTGATTCAGCCTCAGAATCGGACCGTAAACCCTGACGGGTCCGTCTCCATCAGCTGTGAACACACGGCCAAAGTCAGCTCAGTCGAAGATGTTCGACTCAACGCCATATCAGA AACAGACAGACCTAAACTGCTCTgccagaagaggaggaaggactgTAAGAACATCACCATGCTCAAAGTGAATCCCCAGAAATGGCTGTTCATCATGCTCAACATCGGGCCAGAGGCCATGACTATGAAATATGAGTGTGAGTTCACAGTGAATGAAGACGACATCCACAAAACCAGGAAGGGAACGCCGAGCGAACTGCTGCCGA gtcaAAAAGAAGTGGCCTGCTTGGCTTCTTCTCGTCCTCGGTCTCCGTCTCTTGAGATCTTCTGGATTGCGATTGGTCTGCTGGCTCTGATGTTCCTGTACAGCTGTGTCATCACCTCCTTCTACATCAGACTGAGGGTGACTAtgtctctgtttgtctttctgtccctcaaaagacaaaaggaaacaacaaaaacactcaaAGAAAATCTTATGAATTACTGTCTACAATTGGGGAAACATTTGGACAGCAATTTGAACCGAATCACAGGTTATAATGAATGTTCCAGGATAGTTTAA
- the LOC120834510 gene encoding uncharacterized protein LOC120834510 isoform X3 — translation MNIFIIFTIPLSCLLHRSHSFEVIQPQNRTVNPDGSVSISCEHTAKVSSVEDVRLNAISETDRPKLLCQKRRKDCKNITMLKVNPQKWLFIMLNIGPEAMTMKYECEFTVNEDDIHKTRKGTPSELLPSTFNALHGQKEVACLASSRPRSPSLEIFWIAIGLLALMFLYSCVITSFYIRLRCSNGEAGNTTYVEMRKAPRPRNPPL, via the exons ATgaacatcttcatcatcttcactaTTCCTCTCAGCTGCCTCCTCCACCGGAGCCACA GTTTCGAGGTGATTCAGCCTCAGAATCGGACCGTAAACCCTGACGGGTCCGTCTCCATCAGCTGTGAACACACGGCCAAAGTCAGCTCAGTCGAAGATGTTCGACTCAACGCCATATCAGA AACAGACAGACCTAAACTGCTCTgccagaagaggaggaaggactgTAAGAACATCACCATGCTCAAAGTGAATCCCCAGAAATGGCTGTTCATCATGCTCAACATCGGGCCAGAGGCCATGACTATGAAATATGAGTGTGAGTTCACAGTGAATGAAGACGACATCCACAAAACCAGGAAGGGAACGCCGAGCGAACTGCTGCCGAGTACGTTCAACGCTCTGCACG gtcaAAAAGAAGTGGCCTGCTTGGCTTCTTCTCGTCCTCGGTCTCCGTCTCTTGAGATCTTCTGGATTGCGATTGGTCTGCTGGCTCTGATGTTCCTGTACAGCTGTGTCATCACCTCCTTCTACATCAGACTGAGG TGCAGCAACGGAGAAGCTGGGAACACCACCTATGTAGAAATGAGGAAAGCTCCTCGGCCAAGGAATCCACCTCTGTGA
- the cd28 gene encoding uncharacterized protein cd28, translating into MFPTPCAMACVALAVLSLCRPAWSAVKIIQPYRALSTNGTARVQCFLQQRPSNHGIQPTYQRTPPYPHPEPEELRVTLLKGLRDTHRFCSSFLSSAGQRETAAETEGEVQCSARVTGGAVEVTLSGLKAADTDLYRCEIEVFYPPPYLRLTGNGTLLHVLGSSDCPGPRGQTAQRGGDEEGDGGDERKAPVSVPVVVLVTLVMFVLIVIIYFQAVQCKQGRREDVRLVSGVLHKVDAAAFSCQNFEGNTH; encoded by the exons ATGTTCCCGACTCCCTGTGCGATGGCCTGCGTCGCCCTGGCGGTCCTCAGCCTCTGCCGGCCCGCGTGGAGCG CTGTGAAGATAATCCAGCCCTACAGAGCGCTGAGCACCAACGGTACGGCCCGGGTCCAGTGCTTCCTCCAACAGCGACCCTCCAACCACGGGATCCAGCCGACCTACCAACGAACGCCGCCGTACCCGCACCCGGAGCCCGAGGAGCTCCGCGTGACTCTGCTGAAAGGCCTCCGGGACACCCACCGGTTCTGCTCGTCCTTCCTCAGCTCCGCtgggcagagagagacagcagcggagacggagggagag GTGCAGTGCTCTGCCCGGGTGACAGGGGGCGCTGTGGAGGTGACGCTGTCCGGACTGAAGGCCGCGGACACGGACCTGTATCGCTGCGAGATAGAGGTCTTCTACCCGCCGCCGTACCTGCGGCTCACCGGCAACGGCACGCTGCTTCACGTGTTAG GCAGCTCCGACTGTCCCGGGCCTCGGGGACAGACGGCACAGCGGGGTGGCGATGAGGAGGGTGACGGGGGCGATGAGAGGAAGGCGCCGGTCAGCGTTCCTGTGGTTGTGCTGGTGACACTTGTCATGTTTGTCCTCATCGTCATCATCTACTTCCAG GCCGTACAGTGCAAacaagggaggagggaggatgtCCGACTGGTATCCGGTGTGCTTCACAAGGTGGACGCTGCTGCATTTTCATGTCAAAACTTTGAAGGGAACACCCACTGA
- the LOC120834510 gene encoding uncharacterized protein LOC120834510 isoform X1 encodes MNIFIIFTIPLSCLLHRSHSFEVIQPQNRTVNPDGSVSISCEHTAKVSSVEDVRLNAISETDRPKLLCQKRRKDCKNITMLKVNPQKWLFIMLNIGPEAMTMKYECEFTVNEDDIHKTRKGTPSELLPSTFNALHGQKEVACLASSRPRSPSLEIFWIAIGLLALMFLYSCVITSFYIRLRVTMSLFVFLSLKRQKETTKTLKENLMNYCLQLGKHLDSNLNRITGYNECSRIV; translated from the exons ATgaacatcttcatcatcttcactaTTCCTCTCAGCTGCCTCCTCCACCGGAGCCACA GTTTCGAGGTGATTCAGCCTCAGAATCGGACCGTAAACCCTGACGGGTCCGTCTCCATCAGCTGTGAACACACGGCCAAAGTCAGCTCAGTCGAAGATGTTCGACTCAACGCCATATCAGA AACAGACAGACCTAAACTGCTCTgccagaagaggaggaaggactgTAAGAACATCACCATGCTCAAAGTGAATCCCCAGAAATGGCTGTTCATCATGCTCAACATCGGGCCAGAGGCCATGACTATGAAATATGAGTGTGAGTTCACAGTGAATGAAGACGACATCCACAAAACCAGGAAGGGAACGCCGAGCGAACTGCTGCCGAGTACGTTCAACGCTCTGCACG gtcaAAAAGAAGTGGCCTGCTTGGCTTCTTCTCGTCCTCGGTCTCCGTCTCTTGAGATCTTCTGGATTGCGATTGGTCTGCTGGCTCTGATGTTCCTGTACAGCTGTGTCATCACCTCCTTCTACATCAGACTGAGGGTGACTAtgtctctgtttgtctttctgtccctcaaaagacaaaaggaaacaacaaaaacactcaaAGAAAATCTTATGAATTACTGTCTACAATTGGGGAAACATTTGGACAGCAATTTGAACCGAATCACAGGTTATAATGAATGTTCCAGGATAGTTTAA
- the LOC120834510 gene encoding uncharacterized protein LOC120834510 isoform X5: MNIFIIFTIPLSCLLHRSHSFEVIQPQNRTVNPDGSVSISCEHTAKVSSVEDVRLNAISETDRPKLLCQKRRKDCKNITMLKVNPQKWLFIMLNIGPEAMTMKYECEFTVNEDDIHKTRKGTPSELLPSQKEVACLASSRPRSPSLEIFWIAIGLLALMFLYSCVITSFYIRLRCSNGEAGNTTYVEMRKAPRPRNPPL; encoded by the exons ATgaacatcttcatcatcttcactaTTCCTCTCAGCTGCCTCCTCCACCGGAGCCACA GTTTCGAGGTGATTCAGCCTCAGAATCGGACCGTAAACCCTGACGGGTCCGTCTCCATCAGCTGTGAACACACGGCCAAAGTCAGCTCAGTCGAAGATGTTCGACTCAACGCCATATCAGA AACAGACAGACCTAAACTGCTCTgccagaagaggaggaaggactgTAAGAACATCACCATGCTCAAAGTGAATCCCCAGAAATGGCTGTTCATCATGCTCAACATCGGGCCAGAGGCCATGACTATGAAATATGAGTGTGAGTTCACAGTGAATGAAGACGACATCCACAAAACCAGGAAGGGAACGCCGAGCGAACTGCTGCCGA gtcaAAAAGAAGTGGCCTGCTTGGCTTCTTCTCGTCCTCGGTCTCCGTCTCTTGAGATCTTCTGGATTGCGATTGGTCTGCTGGCTCTGATGTTCCTGTACAGCTGTGTCATCACCTCCTTCTACATCAGACTGAGG TGCAGCAACGGAGAAGCTGGGAACACCACCTATGTAGAAATGAGGAAAGCTCCTCGGCCAAGGAATCCACCTCTGTGA